One genomic segment of Suttonella sp. R2A3 includes these proteins:
- the ahpF gene encoding alkyl hydroperoxide reductase subunit F, whose product MLDQSTLDAVKQYTANLEQQVTLVLGAGEHEKRGELHDFLSAIVGVSDKLTLNAEGDSSLPSPISFRLDNQHGDTGIVFSGIPGGHEFSSLILAILQAGGSALKLDASIQSLIAGIDHELKFQTYVSLSCHNCPDVVQALNQFALLNEHIQSEMIDGALFQEQVDANNIQGVPAVFLNGEPFANGKIDTAKLLDKLLSLYPEIKDYGHQDNALPLQDVTVIGGGPAGVAAAIYAARKGLAVTLVADRIGGQVKDTMDIENLISVPKTTGPELAGKLHTHLQEYPVTIRENLSVAKLIRGDKQHQIALSTGETIDSKTVIIASGAKWRELGVPGEKENLGNGVAYCPHCDGPFFKGKHVAVIGGGNSGVEAALDLAGIVRHVSVFEFMPQLKADQVLVDAMGKRDNIDVYTNMATKAIHAENGKVTELAYQDRDSGEDKTLALDGVFVQIGLVPNSEFVGEESGVEKTRFGEISINAKGETNVPGIFACGDVTTVPYKQIVVAMGEGAKAALSAFDYLIRL is encoded by the coding sequence ATGCTTGATCAATCTACATTAGACGCAGTAAAACAATATACGGCCAATCTCGAACAACAAGTTACTTTAGTACTTGGCGCAGGCGAGCACGAGAAGCGCGGCGAGCTGCACGATTTTCTTAGTGCTATTGTTGGTGTATCAGATAAGCTCACGCTCAATGCTGAAGGTGATAGCAGCCTGCCGAGTCCGATCAGCTTTCGCCTGGACAATCAACACGGCGATACCGGGATTGTGTTCAGCGGGATTCCTGGCGGGCACGAATTCAGCTCACTGATTTTGGCGATTCTGCAGGCTGGTGGTAGCGCGCTGAAACTTGACGCATCGATCCAATCGCTGATTGCCGGTATTGATCACGAGCTGAAGTTCCAAACCTATGTCTCGCTTTCGTGCCATAACTGCCCGGATGTGGTGCAGGCGCTCAACCAGTTTGCCCTGTTAAATGAGCATATCCAAAGTGAGATGATTGATGGCGCATTATTCCAAGAGCAGGTTGATGCGAACAATATCCAAGGCGTTCCAGCCGTCTTTTTAAATGGCGAACCATTTGCCAACGGCAAAATCGACACCGCCAAACTGTTAGACAAACTGCTGTCGCTGTACCCGGAAATTAAAGATTACGGCCATCAAGATAACGCCTTACCACTACAGGATGTCACAGTGATCGGCGGCGGCCCGGCTGGGGTCGCAGCAGCAATTTATGCCGCGCGTAAAGGCCTAGCCGTGACATTAGTGGCTGATCGTATCGGTGGCCAGGTTAAAGACACCATGGACATTGAAAACCTCATTTCGGTGCCTAAAACTACTGGTCCAGAGCTTGCAGGCAAATTGCATACTCACTTACAGGAATATCCAGTCACTATTCGTGAGAATTTAAGCGTGGCCAAACTGATCCGTGGTGATAAGCAACATCAGATTGCGCTCAGTACGGGTGAGACGATCGACAGCAAAACGGTAATTATCGCCAGTGGCGCAAAATGGCGCGAGCTGGGTGTGCCGGGTGAAAAAGAAAACCTCGGTAACGGTGTGGCCTACTGTCCGCACTGCGACGGGCCGTTTTTTAAAGGCAAGCATGTGGCGGTTATCGGTGGTGGGAACTCCGGCGTTGAAGCCGCATTAGACCTGGCCGGCATTGTGCGTCATGTGAGCGTATTCGAGTTTATGCCACAGCTCAAAGCCGACCAGGTACTGGTTGATGCGATGGGCAAACGCGACAATATCGACGTTTACACCAATATGGCGACCAAAGCGATTCATGCCGAAAACGGCAAAGTCACCGAGCTCGCCTATCAAGACCGCGACAGCGGTGAAGATAAAACCCTAGCACTCGATGGGGTATTCGTGCAGATCGGCTTGGTGCCGAATAGCGAATTCGTCGGTGAAGAAAGCGGGGTAGAGAAAACCCGTTTTGGTGAAATCAGCATCAACGCTAAAGGCGAAACCAACGTCCCGGGGATATTCGCCTGCGGCGATGTCACCACCGTCCCGTATAAGCAAATCGTGGTGGCGATGGGTGAAGGTGCGAAAGCCGCCTTATCGGCATTTGATTATTTAATCCGTTTATAA
- a CDS encoding penicillin-insensitive murein endopeptidase: MEPPSLVDKAAGRLIAGRWQDAYTTAIMTAAAHPDTARIFVNPVIKKALCEQSYATDPAEQLRKIRPWWGHDAHFHVRMHCPPGNPDCQAQAPIPSGDGCNADLDNWIADQSDAILHPKPPRPSKPKPLIPIHPRCASLLGS; the protein is encoded by the coding sequence ATTGAGCCCCCTTCACTGGTTGATAAAGCAGCCGGTCGGTTAATCGCTGGGCGCTGGCAGGACGCATACACGACAGCGATCATGACCGCTGCCGCACACCCTGATACCGCGAGAATTTTTGTTAATCCAGTGATTAAAAAAGCTTTGTGCGAACAAAGCTACGCGACAGATCCTGCCGAGCAATTACGGAAAATCCGTCCATGGTGGGGACACGATGCGCACTTCCATGTGCGCATGCATTGTCCACCAGGCAATCCTGATTGCCAAGCACAGGCACCGATTCCATCCGGTGATGGCTGTAATGCAGATTTAGATAATTGGATCGCTGATCAAAGTGATGCGATTTTGCATCCTAAGCCCCCGCGACCTTCTAAACCCAAGCCACTGATTCCTATTCACCCGCGCTGTGCGTCCTTGCTTGGCTCTTAA
- a CDS encoding penicillin-insensitive murein endopeptidase produces the protein MGRGFLLLALIACQAVFAAEENPWSRVTHPTLQAPQAIGSYANGCQQGAQVLPEEGRGYVSIRRFRNRFYTQPITLGMIDQVANTLVDTYGQRILIGDLSQPIGGKMPYGHSSHQNGLDIDIWFYTVAEGGYHPMILSPLHWLIKQPVG, from the coding sequence ATGGGTCGTGGGTTTTTGTTACTCGCTTTGATCGCTTGTCAAGCGGTGTTCGCTGCTGAGGAAAACCCCTGGAGCCGAGTGACCCACCCGACCCTGCAAGCGCCACAAGCGATTGGCAGTTACGCAAATGGCTGCCAACAAGGCGCGCAGGTGCTCCCTGAAGAAGGTCGCGGATATGTAAGTATTCGTCGTTTTCGTAACCGGTTTTATACCCAACCGATTACCCTTGGTATGATTGATCAGGTTGCGAATACCTTAGTCGATACCTACGGGCAGCGCATTTTGATCGGCGATCTCAGCCAACCGATTGGCGGAAAAATGCCTTACGGCCACAGTTCACACCAAAATGGCTTAGATATCGATATCTGGTTTTATACGGTGGCTGAGGGGGGGTACCACCCAATGATATTGAGCCCCCTTCACTGGTTGATAAAGCAGCCGGTCGGTTAA
- the ahpC gene encoding alkyl hydroperoxide reductase subunit C has product MMSIINKHIPEFSVQAFHNGEFKAVTSDDVKGNWAIFIFYPADFTFVCPTELEDMAKQYDALKELGVEVYSVSCDTHFVHKAWHDTSDAIGKIQYPMLADPTGVLARGFDVMIEADGVAERGTFLVDPDGLVKVAELHDGGIGRSAKDMVRKVKAAQYVRNNDGEVCPAAWEEGQQTLKPSLDLVGKI; this is encoded by the coding sequence ATAATGTCTATTATTAACAAACATATCCCTGAGTTTAGCGTCCAAGCTTTCCACAATGGCGAGTTCAAAGCCGTCACCAGCGATGATGTTAAAGGTAACTGGGCGATCTTTATTTTCTACCCAGCAGATTTCACTTTTGTTTGCCCAACCGAACTGGAAGATATGGCAAAACAATACGATGCGCTTAAAGAGCTGGGCGTTGAAGTGTATTCCGTTTCTTGTGATACGCATTTCGTACACAAAGCCTGGCACGACACTTCTGATGCGATTGGCAAAATCCAATACCCAATGCTTGCTGACCCAACTGGCGTGTTAGCACGTGGTTTTGATGTAATGATCGAGGCAGACGGCGTTGCAGAACGTGGCACCTTCCTGGTTGACCCAGATGGTTTGGTTAAAGTTGCCGAATTGCACGATGGCGGTATTGGCCGTAGCGCGAAAGACATGGTGCGCAAAGTTAAAGCCGCACAGTATGTTCGCAACAATGATGGTGAAGTGTGTCCTGCGGCTTGGGAAGAAGGCCAGCAAACACTCAAGCCAAGCTTAGATTTAGTCGGCAAAATCTAA